The DNA segment GACGGTGGTAACCATGCGAGCCCTTGGCCTGCCAGCGGCAAATGCTCTGTCCATGCAGGCATATGGGAAGACAACGCAGAGCTTTTGAGCGCATCCAAGATACCAAACACCAAGCTAATCACCATTACCGGCGAGAATACGCGCGGAGCGGAATTCCACCAGCGCAGAGTGAAGCTCAACACCACCAGCACGATACACGGTGGGTAAATCGCGGTCAGAACTGGAATGGAGATTTGAATCAAATGGCTCAGGCCCAGATTCGATACCACCATAGAGAACAGACCCAGAATAAACACCAGCGTCCGGTAGCTAAATGGTAAATACTGCGCGAAGAATTCGGCGCACGCACAGGTCAGGCCAACCGCCGTTACCATACAAGCAATGAAGATCAGCGCGGCTAAGAACAGGCTACCGATACCACCAAAGGTATGCTGAACATAGGCGTGCAAAATCACCGCACCGTTTTGCGCATCTGGCACCAACTCACCGCTGCTCGAACCCAGTTTGAACAGGCTCAGGTAAACCAGCGTTAAGCCGATACCGGCGATCAGACCTGCCCAAATAGTATAACGCGTCAGCAAACGGCTATCGCTTACACCACGGGAACGCGCCGCGTTAACGATAACGATACCAAACACCATGGCACCAAGCGTATCCATTGTCAGATAGCCATTAACGAATCCGCTGGAAAATGGTACCTGCTGATAAATTTCAATCGCTGGAACATGAGAACCGGCAGGCCACAGAACAGCAGCGATACCCAGAACGGCCAGCGCAACAATTTTCAGCGGAGCGAGGATATGCCCAACGGTATCCAGCAATTTGCCCGGGTACAGAGAAATGCCGATCACTAAGGCAAAATACACCAAGCTATAAATCAGCAATGGCGCTGCGCCGTCACCGGTCAGAGGGGCAATACCCAGTTCGAAAGAAACGGTTGCCGTACGCGGAGTCGCAAACAACGGCCCCACGGCGAGGTAGCAAACAGTTGCCAGCAGCAAACCCGCCTTACGGCCAATTGGCGTACTCAGCGCATCGATACCACCGCCGACTTTCGCCAAAGCGACAACGGTGATAACAGGCAAACCTACTGCGGTGATAAGAAAACCGATAGCCGCAATCCAGACATGCTCGCCTGACTGCAACCCTACCATCGGAGGGAAGATGATATTACCTGCGCCAACAAACAGCGCGAAGGTCATGAATCCTAATGCCAGGATATCTTTGGAAGTTAAACGATGAGTCATAATGAGATGTCGTGCTGCCTTATAACAGTTTAAAGAGTTTCAATCGAATAGTGAGCCGCGGAGAAATATCCTTACAGATGAGAGGTATGCAGACAGAAGAAAATAGCGTTTTAGGACGATCGCTTTTTTCTACGTAACTTCATAATTCACATCAACACATAAACGTCGCTCTGCCTTGATTTCATAACCCTGACTTCCCCTGAGAAAAGCCATTGGTGTGGGTTACACCACCCGACAGATGATTACTGTATAAGTTATTAGCTGACGTTATATGGCGACTACATGGATAAGTAAACACGTTCTGGCAGGTAAAAGACAAGAGCTAAATTCACTTGCGGAATCATCATCCAGAGAAAGTTGGCAGACCAGTTAATGATTTGGCATTTTAAGAGTATCACCATACATAAATTGCCCCTTAGAGTGGTGTTCTCTGCGGATGATTGTTCAAAAAGTAATCCATGCAAAGAATTTTACACTACCAACACTGAACGCAAAAAAAGAATATATATGGCCATTAAACCGTTAAACTCAGACCAATAAAATTAATATAAATCAAAAAGTTAATTTTTTAAGAAACAAAAATGGCCGTCAGAAAACACTGACGGCCATAAAACGTAGATTTCGTTGAGTTATGGTTTAACTTAGAGAGAAGCGAGAGGTTGCGGCTTTCCTAGCAGATAACCCTGAATATAATCAACACCCAGTGCTTTTAACTGAAACTTCTGTGCTTCATCTTCGACGTACTCTGCAACCACTGAAAGCTTTTTCAGACGCGCAATCTGGCACATTGCCGAGACAATCTGCTGATCGATTGGGCTATCGATCAATTCACGGACAAAGCTACCGTCAATTTTTAAGATATCCGCTTCGATATTCTTTAAACGATCATAACTGGCAAAACCAGTGCCGAAATCATCGATAGCAATTCGACATCCCATCTGACGAAGCTGCGATAGCGTTTTTGCCGTGAGCTCTTTAGGCTGTGTAATATTACTTTCTGTTATTTCGAGGATAATCTGGTAGGCCTCAACCTGATGCTGAGCCAATAAGCGGGAAATATCCTGCACCAACGTTGGTCTAGCCAGCGTTGAAGGGGTAAGGTTGATCGAGAAGCACGCAGCTGGAAGACGCTCACGGTTCAAATTAATAAATTCAAGTGCATGAGCCAGCACCCAGAAATCAACATCGTAATTCAGGCCAAATTCGGCCACGACTGGGAAGAAATCGTTGGGCATGATGATATTGCCATCTTCATCGAGCAGGCGAAGCAAAATTTCGTGATAACGGTCACCGCGAAACCCTTCAATTGGCTGAGCCATCAGCATAAACCGGTCTTTATCCAGCCCTTGCTGAATATGATGCAGCATCGCTACTTTGCTATGAATACCTTGCTGCAAACTCTGCGCATTGAGGTGAGTGGATTCCGCATTCCCCGTAATCAAAGAACGCTCAGCCATAGAGCTTAATTCACCAATCACGTTATAGATATGAGCAAACGGCTGGCGAACCGTGCAATAGCCAATACCATAGTGCAAACGCAACGGTAAACCATTCCACAATAAACGGAATAATTTCATTGCATCATTGAGGCTTTTTAGTGTTTCAGCCGCATTCCGGTTATTAAGACGCAACACCAAATCATAGCTCGGGAGCTGGTATACATCTTCGTCGGACGCCAGCACCTTTTTAATCATGCAGGCTAGCCGTTGCTTATATTCAAGCTTAAGCTGCATTCCATACGTGCGACAAAGCGTGTCAAGATTCGCTATACGCAGAAAACAAACAACCGAGCGTTCATGCTGCTGCAAATCATATTGTAGGCAACGAAGGTTAGGCAATTGAATCACGGGATCGATCATTGATGCCCGCTGAGTCTTTTCATATAGCCGACGCTGGCGCGTATTCACTGCTGCCATCAGAATAATCGTCAGCGTAAACATCACCATCATTGACATGATCAACGCAAGGCTATGAACCAAATTATTCCATTGCACAAAACCGTCATAGTTTAAAAGTAACGTGATCACCGAGGCTGACCACACCAAACTGGTGAGCTGATACCCATAGCGCATCGCGCCAAAGAGCATTAATGGCAGCAATAGGGTTAACGTATAGTCAGTATAAAAAATACTACCATCATCAGTAGCAGGAATAACCAGCACGGTTATCATCGCCACCAGCAGCAACAACCAGATCTGAATCTCCCATGCAGTGACCCCTTTAGCGAGTTCCTTACGGCAGCGATTCACAATAACGCGCAGAAAACGCGGTTTAAAAACAACACGTAAAAGGTAATAGCACGCAGGAACACCAGCGAGACAGGCAAGTACCAATGCTTGGTAGCCAATCAGTGTTCTAATGGAAAACGGAGCTGATGCGGCCATTTTTTCAACGGGTTCAAAAATGCCGAGAGCAACAATAATCTGAATCAGCATCACGAAGATAAGCGGCAAAACAACCACCATCCAAAACAGCCGCGGCAGCATGGTTTGCATGCGGCCAAAGCCACACGACCAACGCCGCCCAACGTGTTTCAGGAAACCGTACCAGCTAATACCCAGAGAAAGTATAAGCGCGGTGGCAACCAGCGCCCCCGGTAAATAGCCTATTTTATGAATATAAAGGCCGAAGGAAACAACGGCTAATGCTGGCATCACACGCCAGCTAAAAATCATTAACAGCGAAAGTGAAATCGCCATGGGTAAGAATAAAAGATAAACGACGCCATCACCCGTTACGAGATGGGGAGATGCAGAAAGGCTAAAGGGTAATAATACAAGGGTAAAAAGCAGGGGAATTCCCCACCAATAATTCAAACGATGCAGTAGATGTTGTAATTGGCTCATGGATTAGACTTCAATAGGTCCCGAGGTCACTCCTTGCTACATGTTCTAACACGGTCATTAAAGCAATTTATAAAATAGAGACCGATGAAAAAACAATGATAATGAAAAGTGGCTTCCTAATCACTCTTTTGAACTCAACCTTTGGAGTTCAGAACGTCAACCCAAGCCCATTGTATGGAAATACATCTGAGAGCGGCCTGAAATATTATGTAACGGTGCATTCTACCTTTTGATAATGATCAAAAAACACTAAATTCAATCATAAATTATGCTTAATCCAGATTTATCCTGTAAAACGCACTCAGCATTCATGACACCTAAAGGTTAAATATTGAACCAATGTTAAACCATCATTTAAAAAGCGACTAAAATGCTAGACGCTTTCAACATCGAAAATTACCCTATCAAACGTTAAGCAGCGTGATGAGATAACTCATTAATAGTATGAATTTTTTTTACCACACGATATCCTATGATTGACGCACGAGCCCGACTATGCCTAAATCAGAGGCTGATATCTCTAAAACGAGATGATTAGACAGCGATGAATATTCATAAATTAAAACGACGCACTAACGTCCACATGACCAAAATTGTATTGCTAATCAGCTTCTTTATTTTGATTGGCCGCTTAGTTTATGCTTCCTTTGGCGCGATATCCCATCATCAGGATAAAAAAGAAAACGCGACGCCAGCGCCAACGGAACAGTCTCAGCCTCTGCAAATGAATACCCCAGAATCACCGTCAACGGATAAAAAAGGGACATAACCCTAGCCGGACAGCTACTATTTAAGAGTCCAGTTCCCACCTGCAGCTTAATAATTTATAAGAAAAAGGAATTACCTTTCCGATGCCCGTCATTGCAAAAAACAGTGTCAAACAGCGCGCAGAAGATCGCTTCCGCATCCTCCAGTTATTACTCAATAATAAATCGTTATCTGAAGGGATACTTGGCAAGCTTGAAGACCCCTCGCAGCTCAACAACCCCGAACTTCTCGACCAAACAGCTGAAATAAAATCGCTGGTGAATAAACTCCCTGCGCCCGACCTGGCGGATACGCTAGAAGCACTTCCCGCAGAAGAAAGACATGCATTATGGCGTTTGGTTGGAAAAGAAAAGCGCGGCAAAACGCTGGTTGAAGCCTCCGAAAGCGTCTGGGATAGCCTGATCGACGAAATGAGTGACAAAGAGTTACTCAAGGCCCTGCAATCACTCGATATTGATGAACAGGTTTATCTCGGACAATACCTCCC comes from the Hafnia alvei genome and includes:
- the brnQ gene encoding branched-chain amino acid transport system II carrier protein; the protein is MTHRLTSKDILALGFMTFALFVGAGNIIFPPMVGLQSGEHVWIAAIGFLITAVGLPVITVVALAKVGGGIDALSTPIGRKAGLLLATVCYLAVGPLFATPRTATVSFELGIAPLTGDGAAPLLIYSLVYFALVIGISLYPGKLLDTVGHILAPLKIVALAVLGIAAVLWPAGSHVPAIEIYQQVPFSSGFVNGYLTMDTLGAMVFGIVIVNAARSRGVSDSRLLTRYTIWAGLIAGIGLTLVYLSLFKLGSSSGELVPDAQNGAVILHAYVQHTFGGIGSLFLAALIFIACMVTAVGLTCACAEFFAQYLPFSYRTLVFILGLFSMVVSNLGLSHLIQISIPVLTAIYPPCIVLVVLSFTLRWWNSAPRVFSPVMVISLVFGILDALKSSALSSHMPAWTEHLPLAGQGLAWLPPSLAVLVVMGIYDRTMGARNVAVHN
- a CDS encoding EAL domain-containing protein — its product is MSQLQHLLHRLNYWWGIPLLFTLVLLPFSLSASPHLVTGDGVVYLLFLPMAISLSLLMIFSWRVMPALAVVSFGLYIHKIGYLPGALVATALILSLGISWYGFLKHVGRRWSCGFGRMQTMLPRLFWMVVVLPLIFVMLIQIIVALGIFEPVEKMAASAPFSIRTLIGYQALVLACLAGVPACYYLLRVVFKPRFLRVIVNRCRKELAKGVTAWEIQIWLLLLVAMITVLVIPATDDGSIFYTDYTLTLLLPLMLFGAMRYGYQLTSLVWSASVITLLLNYDGFVQWNNLVHSLALIMSMMVMFTLTIILMAAVNTRQRRLYEKTQRASMIDPVIQLPNLRCLQYDLQQHERSVVCFLRIANLDTLCRTYGMQLKLEYKQRLACMIKKVLASDEDVYQLPSYDLVLRLNNRNAAETLKSLNDAMKLFRLLWNGLPLRLHYGIGYCTVRQPFAHIYNVIGELSSMAERSLITGNAESTHLNAQSLQQGIHSKVAMLHHIQQGLDKDRFMLMAQPIEGFRGDRYHEILLRLLDEDGNIIMPNDFFPVVAEFGLNYDVDFWVLAHALEFINLNRERLPAACFSINLTPSTLARPTLVQDISRLLAQHQVEAYQIILEITESNITQPKELTAKTLSQLRQMGCRIAIDDFGTGFASYDRLKNIEADILKIDGSFVRELIDSPIDQQIVSAMCQIARLKKLSVVAEYVEDEAQKFQLKALGVDYIQGYLLGKPQPLASL
- a CDS encoding YfgG family protein, whose protein sequence is MNIHKLKRRTNVHMTKIVLLISFFILIGRLVYASFGAISHHQDKKENATPAPTEQSQPLQMNTPESPSTDKKGT